The following are from one region of the Myxocyprinus asiaticus isolate MX2 ecotype Aquarium Trade chromosome 2, UBuf_Myxa_2, whole genome shotgun sequence genome:
- the LOC127456181 gene encoding macrophage mannose receptor 1-like isoform X2, giving the protein MERNTFITLIFSAVFSLSACVPHQYHFVNMHLTWTEAQRYCRENYTDLATINNKNDIEELLKSVNDDQVQYVWIGLQKTISYKWKWSLGDPAFYTGNDSQYRNWAQGQPNGDDDCSNMNPGQWNDYECNNSLPFMCYRDSSKEYIAVNQPMTWRAAQNHCREFYTDLVSVRNQTENQQIEKIRNDAHITSAVWIGLFRDSWEWSDQSNSSFRNWRTGVPDNDGGNENCAVVWVNTDRGQWGDVTCSFKYPFVCHEDKLVLIKQNLSWPEALKYCRENHVDLVSVHSEQIQRRVMNVVQKASTAEVWLGLHHYCAMNMWIWLRGEVVCYQNWAAGHGTGVDCRDGPRVGAVQSGGDHRWVSLPQTHKLNFICTNYD; this is encoded by the exons ATGGAGCGGAACACATTTATCACGCTTATTTTCtcag CTGTCTTCAGTTTATCTGCATGTGTTCCACATCAGTATCACTTTGTGAATATGCATTTGACCTGGACTGAAGCTCAGAGATACTGCAGAGAGAATTACACAGATCTGGCCACCATCAACAACAAGAATGACATAGAAGAGCTGCTGAAGAGTGTGAATGATGATCAGGTTCAGTATGTCTGGATTGGGCTGCAGAAGACAATCAGTTATAAATGGAAGTGGTCTCTGGGTGACCCTGCGTTCTACACAGGAAATGATTCACAGTATCGCAACTGGGCACAGGGACAGCCTAATGGTGATGATGACTGTAGTAACATGAATCCTGGACAATGGAATGATTATGAATGTAATAACAGCTTACCTTTCATGTGTTACAGAG ACAGCAGTAAAGAATACATCGCTGTAAATCAGCCCATGACTTGGAGAGCTGCTCAGAATCACTGCAGGGAGTTTTACACAGATCTGGTCAGTGTGAGGAACCAGACTGAGAATCAACAGATTGAGAAGATCAGGAATGATGCACACATTACATCTGCAGTCTGGATCGGTCTGTTCAGAGACTCATGGGAGTGGTCAGATCAGAGTAACTCCTCATTCAGAAACTGGAGGACAGGTGTACCTGATAATGATGGGGGGAATGAAAACTGTGCAGTGGTTTGGGTCAATACAGACCGTGGACAATGGGGGGACGTGACTTGTAGTTTCAAATATCCCTTTGTCTGCCATGAAG ATAAACTGGTTTTGATTAAGCAGAATCTGAGCTGGCCAGAAGCTCTGAAATACTGCAGAGAGAATCATGTGGATCTGGTGTCAGTTCACTCCGAGCAGATTCAGCGTCGGGTGATGAATGTGGTTCAAAAGGCTTCCACTGCTGAAGTGTGGTTGGGTTTACATCACTACTGCGCCATGAACATGTGGATCTGGTTGAGGGGGGAGGTTGTGTGCTATCAGAACTGGGCTGCAGGTCACGGGACAGGAGTGGACTGCAGGGATGGACCGAGAGTTGGAGCAGTTCAGTCTGGAGGAGATCATCGCTGGGTCAGCCTTCCTCAAACTCACAAACTCAACTTCATCTGCACCAACTATG ACTGA
- the LOC127456181 gene encoding macrophage mannose receptor 1-like isoform X1 produces the protein MERNTFITLIFSAVFSLSACVPHQYHFVNMHLTWTEAQRYCRENYTDLATINNKNDIEELLKSVNDDQVQYVWIGLQKTISYKWKWSLGDPAFYTGNDSQYRNWAQGQPNGDDDCSNMNPGQWNDYECNNSLPFMCYRDSSKEYIAVNQPMTWRAAQNHCREFYTDLVSVRNQTENQQIEKIRNDAHITSAVWIGLFRDSWEWSDQSNSSFRNWRTGVPDNDGGNENCAVVWVNTDRGQWGDVTCSFKYPFVCHEDKLVLIKQNLSWPEALKYCRENHVDLVSVHSEQIQRRVMNVVQKASTAEVWLGLHHYCAMNMWIWLRGEVVCYQNWAAGHGTGVDCRDGPRVGAVQSGGDHRWVSLPQTHKLNFICTNYGFPLFSRNNFPGHF, from the exons ATGGAGCGGAACACATTTATCACGCTTATTTTCtcag CTGTCTTCAGTTTATCTGCATGTGTTCCACATCAGTATCACTTTGTGAATATGCATTTGACCTGGACTGAAGCTCAGAGATACTGCAGAGAGAATTACACAGATCTGGCCACCATCAACAACAAGAATGACATAGAAGAGCTGCTGAAGAGTGTGAATGATGATCAGGTTCAGTATGTCTGGATTGGGCTGCAGAAGACAATCAGTTATAAATGGAAGTGGTCTCTGGGTGACCCTGCGTTCTACACAGGAAATGATTCACAGTATCGCAACTGGGCACAGGGACAGCCTAATGGTGATGATGACTGTAGTAACATGAATCCTGGACAATGGAATGATTATGAATGTAATAACAGCTTACCTTTCATGTGTTACAGAG ACAGCAGTAAAGAATACATCGCTGTAAATCAGCCCATGACTTGGAGAGCTGCTCAGAATCACTGCAGGGAGTTTTACACAGATCTGGTCAGTGTGAGGAACCAGACTGAGAATCAACAGATTGAGAAGATCAGGAATGATGCACACATTACATCTGCAGTCTGGATCGGTCTGTTCAGAGACTCATGGGAGTGGTCAGATCAGAGTAACTCCTCATTCAGAAACTGGAGGACAGGTGTACCTGATAATGATGGGGGGAATGAAAACTGTGCAGTGGTTTGGGTCAATACAGACCGTGGACAATGGGGGGACGTGACTTGTAGTTTCAAATATCCCTTTGTCTGCCATGAAG ATAAACTGGTTTTGATTAAGCAGAATCTGAGCTGGCCAGAAGCTCTGAAATACTGCAGAGAGAATCATGTGGATCTGGTGTCAGTTCACTCCGAGCAGATTCAGCGTCGGGTGATGAATGTGGTTCAAAAGGCTTCCACTGCTGAAGTGTGGTTGGGTTTACATCACTACTGCGCCATGAACATGTGGATCTGGTTGAGGGGGGAGGTTGTGTGCTATCAGAACTGGGCTGCAGGTCACGGGACAGGAGTGGACTGCAGGGATGGACCGAGAGTTGGAGCAGTTCAGTCTGGAGGAGATCATCGCTGGGTCAGCCTTCCTCAAACTCACAAACTCAACTTCATCTGCACCAACTATG ggttcccactcttttcaaggaacaattttccaggacatttctag